A window from bacterium encodes these proteins:
- a CDS encoding glycosyltransferase family 4 protein: protein MKSFNDKPIILTFIGNYLPGYKAGGILRTIANTVDYLCDDFDFRIVTRDRDLGEDIPYACIKPNQWNKVGNAVVFYLQPQTSTVKDILNLLKNTPHDVVYLNSFFDPLTVKVLLIRKFGFAKFKHIIVAPRGEFAWGSLGLKYPKKFIYIQMARLFGFYNKVIWQASSEFEVKDIIKIMKVKPDTIRIARDLPNKVISDKYPEVTLQPSSDFENLKVVFLSRIAREKRLDYALNVLSKVKTKVIFDIYGPAEDTVYWKECQELMNRMPDNVKVNYFGSVNPGEVGHVFSQYDLFLLPTAGENYGHVIIESLTAGTPVLISNKTSWRNLQADGLGWDIDLTQMDSFVKTIENFALLSYNERLKKRAVVKAKIIERLLDPTILEGNRQLFKGK, encoded by the coding sequence ATGAAGAGTTTTAATGATAAACCAATTATTCTTACTTTTATTGGCAATTATCTTCCCGGCTATAAAGCAGGAGGTATCTTGCGCACAATCGCCAACACTGTTGATTATTTATGTGATGATTTCGACTTTCGTATAGTTACGCGAGACAGGGATTTGGGGGAAGATATTCCTTACGCCTGCATAAAGCCTAATCAATGGAATAAGGTTGGCAATGCAGTGGTTTTTTATTTGCAACCGCAGACGAGCACTGTAAAAGATATATTGAATTTGCTGAAAAATACCCCACATGATGTAGTTTACCTAAATAGCTTTTTTGATCCTCTTACCGTAAAGGTGTTATTAATCCGCAAGTTTGGTTTTGCAAAATTTAAACATATAATTGTTGCACCGCGTGGAGAGTTTGCCTGGGGGTCATTAGGTTTGAAATATCCAAAAAAGTTCATTTATATTCAGATGGCCAGGTTGTTCGGATTTTATAATAAGGTTATATGGCAGGCATCTAGTGAATTTGAAGTAAAGGATATCATTAAGATTATGAAGGTGAAACCTGATACAATCCGCATAGCGCGTGATTTGCCAAACAAAGTTATTTCTGATAAATATCCTGAAGTAACTTTGCAACCATCATCTGATTTTGAAAATTTAAAAGTTGTATTTTTATCCCGAATTGCGCGGGAAAAGAGATTAGATTATGCTTTAAATGTTTTAAGTAAAGTTAAAACAAAGGTGATTTTTGATATCTATGGGCCTGCAGAAGATACGGTTTATTGGAAAGAATGCCAGGAATTAATGAATAGGATGCCCGATAACGTGAAGGTAAATTATTTCGGAAGTGTAAACCCCGGTGAAGTTGGACATGTTTTTAGCCAGTACGATCTTTTTTTACTTCCGACAGCCGGAGAGAATTACGGACATGTCATTATTGAATCTTTAACAGCAGGGACACCGGTACTGATTAGTAACAAAACTTCCTGGCGTAATTTACAGGCCGATGGATTAGGCTGGGATATAGATTTAACTCAGATGGATTCTTTTGTAAAAACAATTGAGAATTTTGCCTTATTGAGCTATAATGAACGTTTAAAGAAACGGGCTGTTGTTAAGGCTAAAATTATTGAGCGCTTATTAGATCCTACTATATTGGAGGGGAATCGCCAGCTTTTTAAGGGGAAATAG
- a CDS encoding radical SAM protein: protein MKIAFIYSLEDAQSISRPLQSWSDISFGISYISSVLKINGYETQLVVLGSSNPWEKNIKLLNKFVEKFFPHVICFTAVTSQYPFIEKIASFIKSQWPDKYLIIGGVHATLNPSEVINGHFDAVCIGEGEYSMLELCRQIEAGTVPHGIQNLWIKSSDGNIERNSTRPFFQDIDSLPFPDRAIWIPWMKEQSGAELAVLLGRGCPHGCTYCCNHALKKVAAGKYVRFRSPENIIKEIAFLHTTYPTQSRIYFEVESIALNKAWLFEFCKQLERFNATIDNFISYGCNFRISPQSKDEDILFALKKAHFYKINIGLESGSERVRKEILKRDYSNKDFLDVTAMARKAGLKIFVFNIIGLPGEAYNDYMETVLVNRQCQPDFHYSGIFFPYPGTELYNMCIREGYLKPPIDYRLERRQPVIDFPHFSKRQIQKAYTWFNYQVYKGYKPLWWILMQTFMVKVRSGITLNFLFLRVTHWSGFNYLREKLARI, encoded by the coding sequence ATGAAAATTGCGTTTATTTATTCGTTAGAGGATGCTCAATCAATCTCAAGGCCTTTGCAGTCCTGGTCAGACATATCGTTTGGAATTTCTTACATTTCTTCTGTATTAAAAATTAATGGTTACGAAACTCAACTTGTAGTATTAGGAAGCAGTAATCCATGGGAAAAGAACATAAAGCTGTTAAACAAGTTTGTAGAGAAGTTTTTTCCTCATGTTATTTGTTTTACTGCCGTAACGAGTCAGTATCCTTTCATTGAAAAAATAGCAAGTTTTATAAAAAGTCAATGGCCTGATAAATATCTTATTATCGGTGGAGTACATGCTACTTTGAATCCTTCCGAGGTAATAAACGGCCATTTTGACGCTGTTTGCATAGGGGAAGGAGAATATTCAATGTTAGAATTATGCCGCCAGATAGAAGCGGGTACTGTCCCCCACGGGATTCAAAATCTATGGATAAAATCTTCGGACGGAAATATTGAAAGGAATTCTACCCGTCCTTTTTTTCAAGATATTGATAGTTTGCCATTTCCGGATAGGGCAATATGGATACCATGGATGAAAGAACAGTCGGGGGCTGAATTAGCTGTATTGCTGGGGCGGGGCTGTCCCCACGGTTGTACATATTGTTGCAACCACGCTCTTAAAAAAGTTGCTGCTGGAAAATATGTGAGATTTCGTTCTCCTGAAAATATTATCAAAGAAATTGCTTTTCTTCATACAACATATCCGACACAATCAAGAATATATTTCGAGGTAGAATCTATAGCTTTGAATAAAGCTTGGCTTTTTGAATTTTGTAAACAGCTTGAAAGGTTTAACGCAACAATTGATAATTTTATTTCGTATGGCTGTAATTTCCGAATTTCCCCGCAATCAAAAGATGAAGACATATTATTTGCGCTCAAAAAAGCGCATTTTTATAAAATTAATATTGGTCTTGAGTCAGGAAGTGAACGGGTTCGCAAGGAAATACTCAAGCGGGACTATTCAAACAAGGATTTTTTGGATGTTACTGCTATGGCGCGTAAAGCTGGGCTTAAAATCTTTGTGTTTAATATAATAGGCCTTCCCGGCGAGGCTTACAATGATTATATGGAAACAGTTTTAGTAAATCGTCAATGCCAGCCGGATTTTCATTATTCGGGGATTTTTTTCCCATATCCGGGCACAGAATTATATAACATGTGTATTCGGGAAGGTTATCTAAAACCACCTATTGATTATCGGCTGGAACGGAGACAGCCTGTGATTGATTTCCCTCATTTTTCTAAACGTCAAATTCAAAAAGCATATACATGGTTTAATTATCAGGTTTATAAAGGTTATAAACCGCTTTGGTGGATTTTGATGCAAACTTTTATGGTCAAAGTTCGGTCCGGCATAACTCTTAATTTTTTATTCTTAAGGGTTACACATTGGTCGGGATTTAACTATCTGCGGGAAAAGCTGGCAAGAATTTGA